One window of bacterium genomic DNA carries:
- a CDS encoding GMC family oxidoreductase: protein MHYDVAIIGSGFGGGAAAYALSRAGLKTVLIERGKRVARDERDWDSKSILIEGRYRTKNPFSVVQLGRKELPAYFNEVLGGMSIFYGGAAFRLRESDFKTWPVSYADFEPYYNEAENLLEVHGSNEPDPTGPNRRPYPFQSIPLTPPAQRMYEAAKKLGYRPFSLPVAINSHNKTRPTCMSCFTCDGFPCKISAKNDVTTTLLEKANPQFLTILEGTEALSLVHDHQKITAVECTRDGTSFTISANTFIVSGGALFSPVLLLRSGLGELDASKALGHYLMRHDNAVVASVFPFKTNPTHLNHKQIAITSFYHDLPQTEGAVGVIQDMCMPPPESTRYHYPGIIGRVAAAISEHIQGFICIAEDDAQYTNAVSLKDNGFVVHHQYSARDDERLNYLVGKAKTILRKAGGLFHNVKKIDSFSHALGTARFGNHPNQSVLNPYCRFHALNNLFVVDGSFMPTSGGVNPSLTITANALRVAKHIKDNFQS from the coding sequence TGATGTGGCCATCATTGGTTCTGGTTTTGGCGGTGGAGCCGCGGCCTATGCCTTATCGCGTGCGGGGCTTAAAACGGTGCTCATTGAGCGTGGCAAAAGAGTGGCTCGCGATGAGCGTGATTGGGATTCTAAAAGTATTTTAATAGAGGGGCGTTACCGTACAAAAAATCCTTTTTCGGTTGTTCAGCTGGGGCGTAAGGAATTGCCGGCCTATTTTAACGAAGTATTAGGGGGTATGTCCATTTTTTACGGAGGAGCGGCTTTTCGTTTACGAGAATCTGATTTTAAAACATGGCCGGTATCGTATGCCGATTTTGAACCTTACTATAACGAGGCCGAAAATTTACTGGAGGTTCATGGTAGTAACGAGCCCGATCCCACGGGGCCTAATCGCAGACCTTATCCGTTCCAGTCTATTCCACTTACCCCACCGGCACAGCGGATGTATGAGGCTGCAAAAAAACTAGGGTATAGGCCATTCTCTCTTCCGGTGGCTATTAATAGCCATAATAAAACCAGGCCTACTTGTATGAGCTGTTTTACATGTGATGGTTTCCCTTGCAAGATAAGTGCTAAAAATGATGTAACCACAACGCTGCTTGAAAAAGCCAATCCTCAATTTTTAACAATTCTTGAAGGCACCGAGGCGCTCAGTTTAGTGCATGATCATCAAAAAATAACGGCTGTAGAATGTACTCGCGATGGCACATCTTTTACAATTAGCGCCAATACTTTTATTGTGAGCGGTGGGGCGCTTTTTAGCCCGGTTCTGTTATTGCGTTCGGGCTTAGGTGAGCTTGATGCGTCTAAAGCGTTGGGTCATTATTTAATGCGGCACGATAATGCGGTTGTGGCATCCGTATTTCCGTTTAAAACCAACCCCACTCATCTTAACCACAAGCAAATTGCCATTACCTCTTTTTATCACGATTTACCTCAAACAGAAGGTGCCGTGGGTGTTATTCAAGATATGTGTATGCCACCGCCCGAATCTACCCGTTATCATTATCCAGGAATTATTGGCCGTGTTGCCGCTGCCATTTCGGAACATATTCAGGGCTTTATTTGTATTGCCGAGGATGACGCACAATATACCAATGCTGTTAGCCTTAAAGATAATGGCTTTGTTGTGCATCACCAGTACAGCGCGCGTGATGATGAACGTTTAAATTATTTGGTGGGTAAGGCTAAAACTATTTTACGCAAAGCCGGCGGTCTTTTTCATAACGTAAAAAAAATTGATAGTTTTTCGCATGCCTTGGGAACGGCGCGTTTTGGAAATCATCCAAATCAATCGGTGTTAAATCCATATTGCCGCTTTCATGCCTTAAACAATCTTTTTGTGGTAGATGGAAGTTTTATGCCAACATCGGGAGGGGTTAACCCCAGCCTTACCATTACGGCAAATGCTTTAAGAGTAGCCAAACATATTAAGGATAATTTTCAATCATGA
- a CDS encoding polysaccharide biosynthesis C-terminal domain-containing protein: MSAEHKNDTQVTSKSTLTNYLSALLELGVFVFHILASRFFGKLAYGAYIFAFSIIELLAKVGLLGFDKSLLKSVAAERIKNNKMGELQALITSFKCVLGSSFIIIGILLLFAEPIARFNQDASMATSLKLLSPLVLCWAGMMAIASATMATRTMRYSLVIRGIINPLAMLLGLGVLVGVSQFYDVQEYGIIYAHVLAGFCVLVLSVYIFGKCFNLKEVGHHFFKMKTNWHLVRYSVPIGFAELLNQALARLDVILLGFYIRDPLIIANYGAIILLSNSISSVRYAFDPVLSPIVSESIETGNLARLEENLKRMVRWVSFLALPFYMVMSTMGDQILMLWGQSYVQAYGALVFLAFGHLFNAVFGLHQWPVVISGRSRLDLINNIVVFIVNLILNVLFIPKWGMMGSAVATTISRLLLRILQMVQVKIYLHMHAFSLSLIKLFVSGILSLVLVHGLRTFVEPSFVMYLLLSVAGLVLYVILIFILGLDKDDKKIVDALWLKLSSYFVQRR; encoded by the coding sequence ATGAGTGCCGAACACAAAAACGATACGCAGGTTACCTCCAAGTCGACGCTTACCAATTATTTGTCGGCGCTTCTTGAGCTGGGTGTGTTTGTTTTTCATATTTTGGCAAGTCGCTTTTTTGGCAAGCTGGCTTACGGGGCCTATATTTTTGCTTTTTCCATCATTGAGCTTTTGGCCAAGGTGGGGCTTTTGGGTTTTGATAAAAGTTTGCTTAAATCGGTAGCGGCCGAGCGTATTAAAAATAATAAAATGGGAGAGCTACAGGCGCTGATCACATCGTTTAAATGTGTTTTAGGCAGCTCCTTCATTATTATTGGTATTCTTCTTTTGTTTGCCGAGCCTATTGCCCGTTTTAATCAGGATGCCTCCATGGCTACCTCGCTTAAACTGTTGTCGCCGTTAGTTTTATGTTGGGCGGGGATGATGGCCATAGCCAGTGCCACCATGGCTACGCGTACCATGCGTTATAGTTTAGTGATACGCGGCATTATTAACCCGCTTGCCATGCTTTTAGGATTGGGTGTTCTTGTTGGGGTATCACAATTTTATGATGTGCAAGAGTATGGCATTATTTATGCGCATGTATTGGCCGGGTTTTGTGTGCTGGTGTTGTCGGTTTATATTTTTGGAAAGTGTTTTAATTTAAAAGAGGTAGGACATCACTTTTTTAAGATGAAAACAAATTGGCATTTGGTGCGCTACAGTGTGCCCATTGGTTTTGCCGAGTTGTTAAATCAGGCTTTAGCCCGGCTTGATGTTATTTTACTGGGGTTTTACATTAGAGATCCTCTTATTATTGCCAATTATGGTGCCATCATTCTCTTATCTAACAGCATTAGTTCGGTACGCTATGCGTTTGATCCGGTTTTAAGTCCTATCGTCTCTGAAAGTATTGAAACCGGTAATTTGGCCCGTTTGGAAGAAAATTTAAAACGCATGGTGCGTTGGGTAAGTTTTTTGGCTTTGCCGTTTTATATGGTGATGTCTACCATGGGCGATCAAATTTTAATGCTGTGGGGGCAAAGTTATGTGCAAGCTTACGGGGCTTTGGTGTTTTTGGCTTTTGGACATTTGTTTAATGCCGTTTTTGGCTTGCACCAGTGGCCTGTTGTTATTTCGGGCAGGTCGCGGCTGGATTTAATAAACAATATTGTTGTTTTTATTGTTAACCTCATTCTTAATGTTTTATTTATTCCCAAATGGGGCATGATGGGTTCGGCTGTGGCAACAACAATATCGCGACTACTATTACGAATTTTGCAAATGGTGCAGGTTAAAATTTATTTGCACATGCATGCTTTTTCTTTGTCGCTTATTAAACTTTTTGTATCGGGTATTTTATCTCTAGTTCTTGTTCATGGATTAAGAACATTTGTAGAGCCAAGTTTTGTTATGTATTTATTGTTAAGTGTAGCGGGGCTTGTTTTGTATGTTATTCTTATTTTTATTTTGGGGCTCGACAAAGATGATAAAAAAATTGTGGATGCTTTGTGGCTTAAACTTTCATCTTATTTTGTACAAAGGCGTTAA
- a CDS encoding SDR family oxidoreductase has translation MTPSWALVTGSSSGIGVCFAWELAQKGYSLVLVARRRERMLELAAQISKKYLVSVEVIACDLSESSAIPLIVAELNNKKIEIEVLVNNAGYGKLESFLTSDKAINTNMIDLNIKALTDLTHALAKPMVQNKKGFILMVASVGAFQPDPYFAVYGATKAYVLSFGEALYHELKPYGVTVSTFAPGPTATEFLDTANVPKSPLTLKFLVPANTVAAIGLKGLFKKQRLIVPGFSNKIMVFLVQLLPRAIVLAMAALTAKMMMGKNNT, from the coding sequence ATGACACCATCATGGGCTTTAGTTACCGGATCCAGTAGTGGAATTGGAGTATGCTTCGCTTGGGAGCTGGCTCAAAAAGGATATTCGTTGGTGCTGGTTGCCCGCAGGCGAGAACGCATGCTGGAGTTAGCCGCTCAAATCTCAAAAAAATATCTCGTAAGCGTAGAAGTAATTGCGTGCGACCTCTCAGAATCCAGTGCTATACCGCTCATTGTTGCCGAGCTAAACAATAAAAAAATTGAAATTGAGGTTCTAGTCAATAATGCCGGCTATGGAAAACTAGAGTCATTTTTAACCAGCGATAAAGCTATCAATACCAACATGATTGATCTTAATATTAAGGCGCTTACCGACTTAACACATGCGTTAGCCAAACCCATGGTGCAAAACAAAAAGGGGTTTATTTTAATGGTAGCTTCTGTTGGTGCTTTTCAGCCCGACCCCTATTTTGCTGTATATGGCGCCACCAAGGCCTATGTGTTGTCGTTTGGTGAAGCTTTATATCATGAATTAAAACCTTATGGGGTTACCGTCAGCACATTTGCTCCAGGCCCCACCGCCACCGAATTTTTAGACACAGCCAACGTGCCTAAAAGTCCGCTTACTCTTAAATTTTTGGTACCGGCCAATACCGTAGCCGCCATTGGTTTAAAAGGTTTGTTTAAAAAACAGCGTCTGATAGTCCCGGGTTTTTCTAATAAAATCATGGTATTTTTGGTTCAACTTTTACCACGGGCTATTGTGCTGGCCATGGCTGCCTTAACAGCCAAAATGATGATGGGCAAAAACAATACATAA